Genomic window (Arachis hypogaea cultivar Tifrunner chromosome 13, arahy.Tifrunner.gnm2.J5K5, whole genome shotgun sequence):
TATTTGATTTGTAAGTTTGTTTAGTGTTATATGTACAAAATAATCAAATACAACAATACTAAGAAAATAACTACAAAACATTACATATGACGaactttaattattgatttttaattattattctgtAATATTGCAGGAATTATTTTTCATGTGActgcaaaaaaatatatattttacaatactttattttaagagttacattgattaattataaaataaaaaatcatctaTCATGtaaattatctaaaaaattatatataaaaagtttataatattaattttgtgCGCGGATTTGAATCATATACCTGTGTATAATTCCATATTCAATCTAAGATAGATCCTCAAGTACATGTAGAAGCGCAGGATAAAGTTATAGAGTGGTTAAAGAAAACAATGGAAAATAGTAAATTTGAGAAGATATAGTAATAATGCAGTAAAAGTAAACTGGAAACAGCATCCTATGTAGAAGGTGCAATAATGCAGCTTAACGTTTTGCATATATAGTTGAGGCATTGAGGAGAAGACAAAGGTACAATAAAGCTGTCTGGAATAATTTTATCAACTGCATTATTACATTCCACTTTAATTTCCATTCACACTTCACACAGTGTTTCTCCTTACTTCAATCTTAACTTGACAGAGATTTTAGGAAAAGATTTTATTAGATCGCTCTTCACTCTTCAGTCCTTCCCAAACATCAGTTTCCTACATCAACCATCATCAGTTCAGTTTCTAAACACAAATTCAATCCGTTCCTTACTTACATACACACCCCTTCGATGGCAGATAGTGTGATTTCCTTTGTCCTAGACAACTTGTCCCAATTGCTAGCACGTGAAGCCAATCTGCTATGTGGCGTGGATAACAGGGTTACAACCCTTCAAAATGAGCTCAGCCTGATAAACGTGTTCCTCAAAACATCTGAAGGGAAAACCAAGAAAGAAATTTACAAAGAAATTCTTCGTCAGATCAGAGATGTTGCGCACCAAGCTGAGGATGTCATCGACACCTTTGTTGTCAACGTGGCTATGCACAGACGTCGAACCATGCTGGGGAAGATGCTCCGTGGTTTTGAACATGGAAAGTTGCTCCGTGATGTGGTTGTGAAAATAGACAGCATAAAAGCCACTGTCAATGACATAAGAGAGAACAAGATGAAGCTCAGCGATGTCTTTCAACAAGAAGGTGAATCATCATCAGCAATAGAGGACGAGGAGAAGGTGCTGTTGCTGCACAGGAGAAGAAGAAATGTGGAGGAGCATGATGTAGTTGGTTTTGTTGGTGAATCCAAGGCAGTGATCCAGCTGCTTAAGAAAGAGAGTTCCCAAAGCAACGTTGTGTCCATCATCGGTATGGGTGGGTTGGGCAAAACCACCCTTGCTCGAAAGGTCTATAACACGGATGAGGTGATGTCATATTTCCATTGTCGTGCATGGGTTTATGTGTCAAATGACTGCCGAGTTAAGGAGCTTTTGCTTCGCCTTATCAACTGTTTGATGCCTAACGCTGAGAGCGAGCTTGGGAagaaaaagaagggaaagaaacaCAAGAGAATACAGAAACCAGGTGATATCTCTAGCTTGGGTGTGGACGAACTAAAGCTCATGGTGCGGAAAATACAACCAGGTGGCCTCTCTAGCTTGGGTGTGGACGAACTAAAGCTCAGGGTGCGGAATTTCTTGAGCATGAAAAAGTATCTGGTAGTCCTTGATGACCTCTGGAAGACTCAAGACTGGGATGATGTAAAAGATGCTTTTCCAAATGACAATAATGGTAGCAAAATACTCATTACTAGCCGTTTGAAAGAGGTGGCATCCCATACAAGTCCATATTATCCTCCTTATTACCTTCAATTACTCGGTGATCATGAAAGTTGGGAACTCTTTTCTAGGAAAGTGTTTCGAGGAGAAGAGTGTCCTTCTGATATAGAGCATCTTGGAAAACAGATGGTCAAAAGTTGTGGCGGTTTGCCACTCTCCATTGTTGTTTTGGGAGGGTTACTGGCAAACAAGGGGAAGTCATACAAGGAATGGTCCAAAGTTGTGGGACATGTCAACTGGTATCTTACTCAAGATGAGACCCAAGTCAAGGACATTGTACTCAAACTCAGCTACGACAACTTGCCTAGGAGACTAAAGCCCTGCTTTCTGTATTTGGGGATCTACCCTGAAGATTGTGAGATCTCTGTAAGGCCATTGCTACAAAAATGGGTTGCTGAGGGATTTATTCAACAAACTGGGAACAGAGATGTAGAGGAAGTTGCAGAAGATTACTTGTATGAGCTCATTGATCGTAGCTTGGTTCAAGCATCGCGAGTGAATGTTAATGGAGATGTGAAAGCATGTCGCATCCATGATCTTCTTCGTGATCTTTGCATAACTGAGAGCAAAGAGGACAAGCTTTTTGAGGTTTGCACAAATAGTAACATTTTTTGGAGATCAAAACCACGCAGGCTTTCTATCCAATGCGGCATGCGTGGCTACGTTTCTTCAAGCAACAATGACCATTCATGTGTCCGCTCTTTGTTTTGCCTTGACCCAAAAGGGTATGCTTTTACCCACAAGGAGAAGAAATGGCTTTTCAAATTCTTCAAACTGGTTCGGGTATTAGATCTTGGGCAAAACGTTTGCAGCAAGGTCCCTTCCAACTTGGGCTTATTTATCCATTTAAGGTATGTAAGAATATGCACAAGAGGCAAAGTCATTCCAGATTCTATATGCACACTCGAAAATTTACAAACTTTGGACATATATGGGCCGGATGATGCAACATATCTCCCTAGGGGAGTATGGAACCTCAAACAACTTAGGCATTTAAAGTGTAGAGGAATCATGATCCTACGAGGCCAGCATGGTTCAAAAGCAGGTGATCAAGTCATGTGGAATCTGCAAACAATCTCTATGATTAAATTCAATAGTGAGATTGCACGCATGATAGAGAAAGGAAGGTTTCCCAAGCTACGAAAGTTGGGTTTGCACATCTCCTCGGTCAAGAAAAATAATGTGCATGAGTTGTTGTCAAGCCTACGGCGATTAACTCATCTGAACAAGTTGACACTTTCCTTTAGGAAGAGTGAATGGCCACCAGTGCGTACAAAGTACAAGCACATGGAAAGGAAGATCGGGCTCAAACCAATTGAATTGTTACAAAGCCTGCAGCAGTTGTCGAATCTGAGAACATTAGAAGTTCGTAGAGCTTTGGACCTTGCAACGTGTGATATTgctttttgttaattatttgctTTTGGACTGCATTaagtttttctttatttattattgtttcaGTTTGTTGTTTTAGTCAATTAGTGGTTCCTGCACTTTAGGAGAAAAGTAGTTTTTGTTATTCCACTTCCTTATCTAGTAGGTATGTGGCAGTTTCTGTTCATCCCACTTCCTAGTTTAGTGGTGATGTGGTAGTGTCATGGATTAAAATCCTATAAATGTACTGCTTCAGTAAAGTAAAAATGTGTGATTCCCATTCCTTTCACCTACGTATTTTTCTTATATCTCTGTCCTAAATATTTCTGGTTATACCATAAACCAACAAACTGGTATCACAGCATTCTTCTTACGGGGCCTGTGAAAATGGAAGGTGAAGCAAGTCTCTCACAAATTGCTCCGCCCACCTTTGATGGAGAAAACTATGACCTTTGGGCAGTTAAAATGGAGTCTTATTTGGAGGCATTGGACCTTTGGGAAGCCGTGGAAGAGGATTACGAAATTTCTCCGCTGCCAAACAATCCTACCATGGCtcaaataaaattgcacaaggaGAAAAAAACAAGGAAGGCAAAGGCAAGATCATGTCTCTTTACTGATGTTTCATCAATAATCTTCACCAGAATCATGACTCTCAAAACACCAAAAGCAATTTGGGACTATTTAAAGGAAGAATACGTAGGGGATGAGAGGATTCGAGGCATGCAAGTGCTcaacttgatgagggaattcgAGATgcagagaatgaaagattctgaGACAATCAAAGAATACTCTGACAGGTTGCTTTCTATTGCAAACAAAGTTAGATTACTCGGCACTGAATTCACTGATTCTAGAATTGTGGAAAAAATTCTAGTTACAGTGCCAGAGAGATATGAAGCATCAATAACTACTTTGGAGAATACGAAGGATCTGTCCAAAATCACCTTAGCAGGAGTGTTACATGCCTTGCAGGCCCAAGAGCAGCGAAGGCTTATGAGACAAGATCACGTGGTTGAAGGTGCTTTACCAGCCAAGCATCATGAAGTTGGAAGTAGTCAAAGCAGCCAAAGCAAAGACAaaggtaaaaagaaaaattacccACCTTGTGAGCATTGTGGCAAAATGGGTCACCCACCCTTCAGATGTTGGAGAAGACCAGACGCAAAGTGCAACAAGTGCAATCAGCTTGGACATGAAGCTGTAATTTGCAAAGGCAAATTTCAACAACATGAAGCTAATGCCAATGTTGTAGAGCAAAATGAAGAAGATCAAATCTTTGTGGCAACATGCTTCTCAGCAAGGAGTAGTTCTGAATGCTGGCTGATTGATAGTGGTTGTACAAACCACATGACATATGATAAAACTCTTTTCAAGGATTTGAAGCCTGCTAAATTCTCAAAAGTCAGAATTGGGAATGGTGACTATATTTCTGCAAAAGGAAAAGGAACAATTGTAATTTCAACTAGCTCAGGTATGAAAACCATTTCAGATGTTCTGTATGTGCCTGACATTGACCAAAATCTGCTTAGTGTGGGTTAATTGTTAGAAAAGGGATTTaaagtttttttcgaaaatctacaTTGTCTTATCTTTGACACTACCGGTCGGGAGATTTTAAGGGTTAAAATGAGAGGAAAAAGCTTCTCATTTGATCCAATTGTGGAGGAGCAGACAGCTTACATCACCCAAGTCAGTCCCACTGAACTCTGGCATAAGCGACTTGGTCACTGTCATATTCAAAGGATGCTGAACATGAAgaggaaagatatgattgaaggtCTACCAATACTCTCTGATCATTTGCCAAATCGTAATGCCTGTCAATTTGGTAAACAAAACAGAGTGTCATTTCCCAAAACAGTTTGGAGAGCCTCTCAAAAGCTGCAACTCATCCACACTGATGTGGCAGGACCTCAAAGAACTCCATCGTTACAAggtagtctatactttattctttTCATAGATGATTTTACAAGAATGTGCTGGATTTTTTTCTTGAAATTCAAGCAtgaagtggctggagtctttgtAAAGTTCAAGAATATGGTGGAAACTCAAAGTGGGTGCAAGATACAATTTCTAAGATCAGATAATGGGAAGGAGTACACCTCAACACAATTTGATCAATTTTGTGAAGAAGCTGGTATTGTACATCAACTCACAACCCCATACACTCCAGAGCAAAATGGAGTTAGTGAAAGGAGAAATAGATCAGTAATGGAGATGGCCAGATGCATGCTGCATGAGAAGGAATTGCCTAAAGAATTTTGGGCTGAAGCGGCCAACACAGCCGTTTTTCTTCAAAATCGACTTCCATCCAAGGCTTTGAAAGACAAAACTCCTTTTGAAGCTTGGTATGGATATAAGCCTTCACTAACCTTTCTTAAAGTGTTTGGTTGTGTTTGTTTTGCACATGTTCCACAGGTTAAGCGCGACAAGCTTGACAAGAAAGCAATTCCGGGTATTTTTGTGGGTTATAGTTCTGTTTCAAAAGCCTACAAAGTGTATCATCCTCAATCTGGAAAGTTG
Coding sequences:
- the LOC112737238 gene encoding putative disease resistance RPP13-like protein 3, with translation MADSVISFVLDNLSQLLAREANLLCGVDNRVTTLQNELSLINVFLKTSEGKTKKEIYKEILRQIRDVAHQAEDVIDTFVVNVAMHRRRTMLGKMLRGFEHGKLLRDVVVKIDSIKATVNDIRENKMKLSDVFQQEGESSSAIEDEEKVLLLHRRRRNVEEHDVVGFVGESKAVIQLLKKESSQSNVVSIIGMGGLGKTTLARKVYNTDEVMSYFHCRAWVYVSNDCRVKELLLRLINCLMPNAESELGKKKKGKKHKRIQKPGDISSLGVDELKLMVRKIQPGGLSSLGVDELKLRVRNFLSMKKYLVVLDDLWKTQDWDDVKDAFPNDNNGSKILITSRLKEVASHTSPYYPPYYLQLLGDHESWELFSRKVFRGEECPSDIEHLGKQMVKSCGGLPLSIVVLGGLLANKGKSYKEWSKVVGHVNWYLTQDETQVKDIVLKLSYDNLPRRLKPCFLYLGIYPEDCEISVRPLLQKWVAEGFIQQTGNRDVEEVAEDYLYELIDRSLVQASRVNVNGDVKACRIHDLLRDLCITESKEDKLFEVCTNSNIFWRSKPRRLSIQCGMRGYVSSSNNDHSCVRSLFCLDPKGYAFTHKEKKWLFKFFKLVRVLDLGQNVCSKVPSNLGLFIHLRYVRICTRGKVIPDSICTLENLQTLDIYGPDDATYLPRGVWNLKQLRHLKCRGIMILRGQHGSKAGDQVMWNLQTISMIKFNSEIARMIEKGRFPKLRKLGLHISSVKKNNVHELLSSLRRLTHLNKLTLSFRKSEWPPVRTKYKHMERKIGLKPIELLQSLQQLSNLRTLEVRRALDLATCDIAFC